A single window of Mycobacteriales bacterium DNA harbors:
- the cysD gene encoding sulfate adenylyltransferase subunit CysD, with translation MTTVATGLSQLDLLEAESIHVMREVAAEFERPALLFSGGKDSIVMLHLASKAFWPARIPFPLVHVDTGHNFDEVLAFRDRRVAELGARLVVARVQDDIDAGRVREVPGGLRNPLQTTTLLRAIEEGRYDAVFGGARRDEEKARAKERFFSFRDAFGQWDPKNQRPELWNLYNGRHARGEHIRVFPLSNWTELDVWRYIAREGIEVPAIYFAHEREVFERDGMLLGVTPHSLPREGETVSTRVVRYRTVGDASCTGAVSSPARTPAEVVEEVAVTRLTERGATRADDRASEAAMEDRKKEGYF, from the coding sequence ATGACGACGGTGGCGACCGGATTGTCGCAGCTCGACCTGCTCGAGGCGGAGAGCATCCACGTGATGCGCGAGGTCGCGGCGGAGTTCGAGCGGCCGGCGCTGCTGTTCAGTGGGGGCAAGGACTCGATCGTGATGCTGCACCTGGCCAGCAAGGCGTTCTGGCCGGCCCGCATCCCGTTCCCGCTGGTGCACGTGGACACCGGCCACAACTTCGACGAGGTGCTCGCCTTCCGCGACCGGCGGGTCGCCGAGCTCGGCGCCCGGCTGGTCGTCGCCCGGGTGCAGGACGACATCGACGCCGGCCGGGTCCGCGAGGTGCCGGGCGGGCTGCGCAACCCGCTGCAGACGACGACCCTGCTGCGCGCCATCGAGGAGGGTCGGTACGACGCCGTCTTCGGGGGCGCGCGCCGCGACGAGGAGAAGGCCCGGGCCAAGGAGCGTTTCTTCTCCTTCCGCGACGCCTTCGGCCAGTGGGACCCCAAGAACCAGCGCCCCGAGCTGTGGAACCTCTACAACGGCCGGCACGCGCGCGGGGAGCACATCCGGGTCTTCCCGTTGTCGAACTGGACCGAGCTCGACGTCTGGCGCTACATCGCCCGCGAGGGCATCGAGGTGCCGGCGATCTACTTCGCGCACGAGCGCGAGGTGTTCGAGCGCGACGGGATGCTGCTGGGCGTCACGCCGCACTCGCTGCCGCGCGAGGGCGAGACCGTGAGCACCCGGGTGGTGCGCTACCGCACCGTGGGCGACGCCTCCTGCACCGGTGCGGTGTCCTCCCCGGCCCGCACGCCGGCGGAGGTCGTCGAGGAGGTGGCCGTCACCCGGCTCACCGAGCGCGGCGCCACCCGGGCGGACGACCGCGCGTCGGAGGCCGCCATGGAGGACCGCAAGAAGGAGGGCTACTTCTAG
- a CDS encoding nitrite/sulfite reductase, translated as MPAKRGQGQWALGYREPLNANEQSKKDSNPLTVKQRVLDSYAKGGFDSIDGADLRGRLRWYGLYTQRADGIPGGKTAVLEPEELEAPFFMLRVRIDGGQLTSEQLREIGRISTEYGRDVADITDRQNVQLHWIRIEDVPVIWERLEAVGLGTTEACGDTPRVILGCPLAGVAADEVIDASGVLQAVAARFVGDPAFSNLPRKFKTSISGCATHCTNHEINDVAFVGVQHPELGPGYDLWVGGGLSTNPKLGLRLGTFVEPDRVEEVWAGVTSVFRDYGYRRSRMHARLKFLMADWGPERFREVLEKEYLTAPLPDGPAPAAPPTPDRDHVGVHAQTNGLPYVGTVPRAGRTSGLQLQRVAELAEQHGGARISTTAQQGLVVLDVRPEAVETLVDALEAEDLRVRPSVFRRGTMACTGLEFCKLAIVETKVRAVDIYTELEQRLPDFDEPLTINVNGCPNSCARFQTGDIGLKGSIVDGEEGFQVHLGGRLGEDAGFGRKSRGLKVTGDGAVDYVERLLRSYLDHRLDGERFATWARRADEALLK; from the coding sequence ATGCCTGCCAAGCGCGGTCAGGGCCAGTGGGCGCTCGGCTACCGCGAGCCGCTCAACGCCAACGAGCAGTCCAAGAAGGACAGCAACCCGCTGACGGTCAAACAGCGGGTGCTGGACAGCTACGCCAAGGGCGGTTTCGACTCGATCGACGGCGCCGACCTGCGCGGCCGGCTGCGCTGGTACGGCCTCTACACCCAGCGGGCCGACGGCATCCCGGGCGGCAAGACGGCCGTGCTGGAGCCGGAGGAGCTGGAGGCTCCCTTCTTCATGCTGCGGGTGCGCATCGACGGGGGGCAGCTCACCAGCGAGCAGCTGCGCGAGATCGGGCGGATCTCGACGGAGTACGGCCGGGACGTCGCCGACATCACCGACCGGCAGAACGTGCAGCTGCACTGGATCCGGATCGAGGACGTGCCGGTCATCTGGGAGCGCCTGGAGGCCGTCGGCCTCGGCACCACGGAGGCCTGCGGCGACACGCCCCGCGTCATCCTCGGCTGCCCGCTCGCGGGGGTGGCCGCCGACGAGGTGATCGATGCCAGCGGTGTGCTGCAGGCGGTCGCGGCGCGGTTCGTGGGCGATCCGGCGTTCAGCAACCTGCCGCGCAAGTTCAAGACCTCGATCAGCGGCTGCGCGACACACTGCACCAACCACGAGATCAACGACGTCGCCTTCGTCGGCGTGCAGCACCCCGAGCTCGGTCCCGGCTACGACCTGTGGGTCGGCGGCGGGCTGTCGACCAACCCCAAGCTCGGGCTCCGGTTGGGCACCTTCGTCGAGCCGGACCGGGTCGAGGAGGTGTGGGCCGGCGTCACCTCCGTCTTCCGCGACTACGGCTACCGCCGCTCGCGCATGCACGCCCGGCTGAAGTTCCTGATGGCCGACTGGGGTCCGGAGCGTTTCCGCGAGGTGCTGGAGAAGGAGTACCTGACCGCCCCCCTGCCGGACGGACCGGCGCCGGCCGCACCGCCCACCCCGGACCGCGACCACGTCGGGGTGCACGCGCAGACCAACGGGCTGCCCTACGTCGGGACCGTGCCGCGCGCGGGCCGCACCAGCGGTCTCCAGCTGCAGCGCGTCGCGGAGCTCGCCGAGCAGCACGGCGGCGCCCGGATCAGCACCACCGCGCAGCAGGGGCTGGTCGTCCTCGACGTCCGCCCGGAGGCCGTCGAGACGCTGGTCGACGCGCTGGAGGCCGAGGACCTGCGGGTGCGCCCCTCCGTGTTCCGCCGCGGCACGATGGCCTGCACCGGCCTCGAGTTCTGCAAGCTGGCCATCGTCGAGACCAAGGTGCGGGCGGTCGACATCTACACCGAGCTGGAGCAGCGGCTGCCCGACTTCGACGAGCCGCTGACCATCAACGTCAACGGCTGCCCGAATTCCTGCGCGCGGTTCCAGACCGGCGACATCGGCCTGAAGGGCTCGATCGTCGACGGCGAGGAGGGCTTCCAGGTCCACCTCGGCGGGCGGCTCGGCGAGGACGCCGGCTTCGGCCGCAAGTCCCGCGGTCTCAAGGTCACCGGTGACGGCGCGGTCGACTACGTCGAGCGACTGCTGCGCAGCTACCTCGACCACCGGCTCGACGGCGAGCGCTTCGCCACCTGGGCCCGCCGGGCCGACGAGGCGCTGCTGAAATGA
- the cysC gene encoding adenylyl-sulfate kinase, translating into MTALDERARTATGATVWLTGLPSAGKTTLASALAARLRDAGVDRVELLDGDEVREFLSKGLGFSREDRDTNVLRIGWVAATLAKHGVLVLASVISPFAQTRDAVRGLHDGKGAGFLEVHVATPVEVCSERDVKGLYARQRAGELSGLTGVDAPYEVPTAPAARIPTHEQTLEQSVDQLVALLKAKGLA; encoded by the coding sequence ATGACCGCCCTCGACGAGCGGGCCCGTACGGCGACCGGCGCCACCGTGTGGTTGACCGGCCTGCCGAGCGCCGGCAAGACCACGCTGGCCAGCGCACTGGCTGCCCGGCTGCGGGACGCCGGCGTCGACCGCGTCGAGCTGCTCGACGGTGACGAGGTGCGCGAGTTCCTCTCCAAGGGACTGGGTTTCAGCCGGGAGGACCGCGACACCAACGTGCTGCGCATCGGCTGGGTGGCCGCCACGCTCGCCAAGCACGGGGTGCTGGTGCTGGCCAGCGTCATCAGTCCGTTCGCCCAGACCCGGGACGCCGTCCGCGGTCTGCACGACGGCAAGGGCGCGGGCTTCCTCGAGGTGCACGTTGCCACGCCCGTCGAGGTCTGCAGCGAACGCGACGTCAAGGGCCTGTACGCCAGGCAGCGCGCGGGCGAGCTGTCCGGCCTGACCGGGGTCGACGCGCCGTACGAAGTTCCGACCGCACCCGCTGCCCGCATCCCCACGCACGAGCAGACGCTCGAGCAGTCGGTGGACCAGCTCGTGGCGCTGTTGAAGGCGAAGGGGTTGGCATGA
- a CDS encoding NAD(P)/FAD-dependent oxidoreductase encodes MSRRAVVVGAGHNGLVAACYLARAGLDVEVVERDTVVGGAVSTVERFPGYRMDRGSSAHIMIRHTGIVEDLDLVGAGLEYQDLDPWGFAPFVSDGTAEGLHFFVDLDRTCASIESVCGPRDADAYRAFVLDWSARNLRVFQAFQGAPTTAHLGRTLWGVGRSTALGGSELSRQFLTSADSLLDEHFSDERLKTALAWMGAQSGPPTHEVATADLVGWNTVMHLLPPGHPRGGSGMLSEALQTRLESYGGRVRLGDGAAAITSGGGQVTGVLTESGEHLAATLVVAGCHILATVDLLGDGLPAALAARARRSIRTGNGIGMVVRLATSALPQYAAGTDQTHRAMQLIAPSRQFLRKAHGEYNAGLPPEHPAALAMTFSAFDDTIAPAGKHNVTVWGQWHPYALSNGETWDAIREREGSKLVEAVDRVAPGFAGSVEHMHVQTPLDLERELGLRNGQVMHVEMGLDQMFMWRPMPELAGYRMPGVDGLYLCGASTHPGGGVFGASGRSAAGVALADRRPSPLSRVGKRLRRA; translated from the coding sequence GTGAGCAGGCGGGCGGTCGTCGTCGGCGCCGGGCACAACGGCCTGGTCGCCGCCTGCTACCTGGCCCGGGCCGGTCTGGACGTCGAGGTGGTCGAGCGGGACACCGTCGTCGGCGGCGCCGTGAGCACCGTCGAGCGCTTCCCCGGCTACCGGATGGACCGCGGCTCGAGCGCGCACATCATGATCCGGCACACCGGGATCGTGGAGGACCTGGACCTGGTGGGTGCCGGCCTCGAGTACCAGGACCTCGACCCGTGGGGGTTCGCGCCGTTCGTGTCGGACGGGACGGCCGAGGGCCTCCACTTCTTCGTCGACCTGGACCGCACCTGTGCGTCGATCGAGAGCGTCTGCGGCCCGCGCGACGCCGACGCCTACCGCGCCTTCGTGCTGGACTGGTCGGCCCGCAACCTCCGGGTCTTCCAGGCCTTCCAGGGCGCGCCGACGACGGCCCACCTCGGCCGCACCCTGTGGGGCGTCGGCAGGTCCACCGCTCTGGGCGGCAGCGAGCTGTCCCGGCAGTTCCTCACCAGCGCGGACTCGCTGCTCGACGAGCACTTCAGCGACGAGCGGCTCAAGACCGCGCTGGCCTGGATGGGGGCGCAGTCGGGTCCGCCGACGCACGAGGTGGCCACCGCGGACCTGGTCGGCTGGAACACCGTGATGCACCTGCTGCCGCCGGGGCACCCCAGGGGCGGCAGCGGGATGCTGTCGGAGGCGCTGCAGACCCGGCTGGAGTCCTACGGCGGACGGGTCCGGCTGGGCGACGGTGCGGCGGCGATCACCTCCGGCGGGGGGCAGGTGACCGGCGTGCTGACCGAGTCGGGCGAACACCTGGCCGCGACCCTCGTCGTGGCGGGCTGCCACATCCTCGCCACGGTCGACCTGCTCGGCGACGGCCTTCCGGCGGCGCTCGCCGCCCGGGCGCGCAGGAGCATCCGCACCGGCAACGGGATCGGGATGGTGGTGCGGCTGGCGACCTCCGCCCTGCCGCAGTACGCCGCCGGCACCGACCAGACGCACCGTGCGATGCAGCTGATCGCGCCGAGCCGGCAGTTCCTGCGCAAGGCGCACGGCGAGTACAACGCCGGCCTGCCGCCGGAGCACCCGGCCGCGCTGGCCATGACGTTCAGCGCGTTCGACGACACGATCGCCCCGGCCGGCAAGCACAACGTGACCGTGTGGGGCCAGTGGCACCCGTACGCCCTCTCCAACGGCGAGACCTGGGACGCGATCCGCGAACGCGAGGGCAGCAAGCTGGTCGAGGCCGTGGACCGGGTGGCGCCCGGCTTCGCCGGCAGCGTCGAGCACATGCACGTACAGACTCCGCTGGACCTCGAGCGCGAGCTCGGTCTGCGCAACGGCCAGGTCATGCACGTCGAGATGGGCCTGGACCAGATGTTCATGTGGCGGCCGATGCCCGAGCTGGCCGGCTACCGGATGCCCGGCGTGGACGGGCTCTACCTGTGCGGCGCGTCGACCCATCCCGGTGGCGGCGTGTTCGGTGCCAGCGGGCGGTCGGCCGCCGGCGTCGCGCTGGCCGACCGCCGACCGTCCCCACTGTCCCGAGTCGGAAAGAGGCTGCGCCGTGCCTGA
- a CDS encoding GTP-binding protein, with protein MVDLLRFATAGSVDDGKSTLIGRLLYDSKSVFQDQLESVERTSADRGDDYTNLALLTDGLRAEREQGITIDVAYRYFSTPVRSFIVADTPGHVQYTRNMVTGASTADLALVLVDARKGVIEQTRRHAALSGLLRVPHVVLAVNKMDLVGFDQSVFDAIVKDFADLADEVGLTDVTAIPMAALPGDNVVHRSAAMPWYDGPALLEHLEQVHVERDHGETRPARFPVQYVIRPMSTERPDYRGYAGTVASGTLRVGDHVLVLPSGRRTTVAGIDTADGELQQAVARQAVTVRLAHELDVSRGDLLAAADAPPQTLSVLEATVCWMADTPLRPGAPVLVKHTTRTVKASVSALHDRLDVTTLARGPVDELGLNDIGRVSLRTASPLAVDPYAEDRTTGAFLIVDAVTGTTLGAGMID; from the coding sequence GTGGTGGATCTCCTGCGCTTCGCCACCGCCGGCTCGGTGGACGACGGCAAGTCGACGCTGATCGGCCGGCTGCTCTACGACAGCAAGTCGGTCTTCCAGGACCAGCTGGAGTCGGTCGAGCGCACCAGCGCCGACCGCGGCGACGACTACACCAACCTCGCGCTGCTCACCGACGGCCTGCGTGCCGAGCGTGAGCAGGGCATCACGATCGACGTCGCCTACCGCTACTTCTCCACGCCGGTGCGGTCCTTCATCGTGGCCGACACCCCCGGCCACGTGCAGTACACCCGGAACATGGTCACCGGCGCCTCCACCGCCGACCTCGCGTTGGTGCTCGTCGACGCACGCAAGGGCGTGATCGAGCAGACCCGGCGGCACGCCGCGCTGTCCGGCCTGCTGCGGGTGCCGCACGTCGTCCTCGCGGTCAACAAGATGGACCTCGTCGGTTTCGACCAGTCGGTCTTCGACGCCATCGTCAAGGACTTCGCCGACCTGGCCGACGAGGTCGGGCTCACCGACGTCACCGCCATCCCGATGGCCGCGCTGCCCGGCGACAACGTCGTGCACCGCAGCGCGGCGATGCCCTGGTACGACGGCCCGGCGCTGCTGGAGCACCTCGAGCAGGTGCATGTCGAGCGGGACCACGGCGAGACCCGCCCGGCCCGTTTCCCGGTGCAGTACGTGATCCGCCCGATGTCGACCGAACGGCCCGACTACCGCGGCTACGCCGGCACCGTCGCCAGCGGCACGCTGCGGGTCGGCGACCACGTCCTGGTCCTGCCGTCCGGCCGCCGCACCACCGTCGCCGGGATCGACACGGCCGACGGCGAGTTGCAGCAGGCGGTCGCGAGGCAGGCCGTGACGGTGCGGCTGGCGCACGAGCTGGACGTCAGCCGCGGCGACCTGCTGGCGGCGGCCGACGCACCGCCGCAGACCCTCTCGGTGCTCGAGGCGACGGTCTGCTGGATGGCCGACACCCCGCTGCGTCCGGGCGCCCCGGTCCTGGTCAAGCACACGACGCGCACCGTCAAGGCCAGCGTCAGCGCGCTACACGACCGGCTCGACGTCACCACCCTCGCGCGCGGCCCGGTCGACGAGCTCGGCCTGAACGACATCGGCCGGGTGTCGCTGCGGACCGCCTCGCCGCTGGCCGTCGACCCGTACGCCGAGGACCGCACCACCGGGGCGTTCCTCATCGTCGACGCCGTGACGGGCACCACCCTCGGCGCCGGAATGATCGACTGA
- a CDS encoding carotenoid biosynthesis protein, whose protein sequence is MTAPADASVATWPRRLPVLLAAATVLLQIGYPLLAGRPRDVLTVVTVVVFFLASLSHALVHRGARWTGGYVAVTVGTGLLAESVGTSTGFPFGQYDYAGSLGWKLFSVPLVIPLAWAMMAYPCLLVGRRLASTRLGAAVVGAWALASWDLFLDPQMVQAGHWSWSNVQVALPGSPDIPVSNYLGWLLVALLMLAVLQLLPRRDADDRVPAALFLWTYGSSVLANAVFFGRPAVALLGGVGMGIVAVPYALSLRRG, encoded by the coding sequence GTGACTGCCCCCGCGGACGCATCGGTGGCGACCTGGCCGCGCCGGCTCCCGGTCCTCCTGGCAGCGGCCACCGTGCTGCTGCAGATCGGCTACCCGCTCCTGGCCGGGCGGCCGCGCGACGTCCTGACCGTGGTCACGGTGGTGGTCTTCTTCCTGGCCTCGCTGTCCCATGCGCTGGTCCACCGCGGTGCCCGCTGGACCGGCGGCTACGTCGCGGTCACCGTCGGCACCGGGCTGCTCGCCGAGTCGGTCGGCACCTCGACCGGCTTCCCCTTCGGGCAGTACGACTACGCCGGATCGCTGGGCTGGAAGCTGTTCTCGGTGCCGCTGGTCATCCCGCTGGCCTGGGCCATGATGGCCTACCCGTGCCTGCTCGTCGGCCGGCGGCTGGCCTCCACCCGGCTGGGCGCTGCGGTCGTCGGGGCCTGGGCGCTGGCGTCCTGGGACCTGTTCCTCGACCCGCAGATGGTCCAGGCCGGGCACTGGTCGTGGTCGAACGTGCAGGTGGCCCTACCGGGGTCGCCCGACATCCCCGTCAGCAACTACCTCGGCTGGCTGCTCGTGGCTCTGCTGATGCTCGCGGTACTGCAGCTGCTGCCCCGGCGCGACGCCGACGACCGGGTGCCGGCCGCGCTGTTCCTGTGGACCTACGGCTCGTCGGTGCTGGCGAACGCCGTCTTCTTCGGCCGTCCCGCCGTGGCCCTGCTCGGCGGCGTCGGCATGGGCATCGTCGCGGTGCCGTACGCGCTGTCGCTGCGGCGCGGATGA
- a CDS encoding GNAT family N-acetyltransferase, producing MRLLALPVAQFRARTDEVLDVYAEAMQVTPEEARSRRSIVASHLDRDGLRVVVAVEGDRMVGVAYGYRGAAGQWWHDQVHAALTAAQSREWLEGAFEVCELHVRPGLQGTGLGRGLLDTLLQEVPARTAVLTTPDGETRARRFYRAGGWVDLTTGLRFPGDPRLFAVLGLPLLSQR from the coding sequence GTGCGCCTGCTGGCGCTGCCGGTGGCGCAGTTCCGCGCGCGTACGGACGAGGTGCTCGACGTCTACGCCGAGGCCATGCAGGTCACCCCGGAGGAGGCCCGTTCCCGGCGGTCGATCGTGGCGAGCCACCTGGACCGCGACGGTCTGCGGGTGGTCGTGGCGGTCGAGGGCGACCGGATGGTCGGGGTGGCCTACGGCTACCGCGGCGCCGCCGGGCAGTGGTGGCACGACCAGGTGCACGCCGCGCTCACCGCGGCGCAGTCGCGCGAGTGGCTCGAGGGGGCCTTCGAGGTCTGCGAGTTGCACGTACGCCCCGGTCTGCAGGGCACCGGGCTGGGCCGCGGCCTGCTCGACACCCTGCTGCAGGAGGTCCCGGCCCGCACCGCCGTCCTGACCACGCCGGACGGCGAGACCCGGGCGCGCCGGTTCTACCGGGCCGGCGGCTGGGTCGACCTGACGACGGGGCTGCGCTTCCCGGGCGACCCGCGCCTGTTCGCGGTCCTGGGGCTGCCCCTACTGTCGCAGCGGTGA
- a CDS encoding glycosyltransferase, giving the protein MLVRLASCGAALLAVHAAVNAALLRVPAATATATRVSVLLPVRDEAGRLEPCLRALLAQRGVDLEVVVLDDGSTDGTACVVRRVAEGDPRVRLLTGRPMPHGWLGKPHACQQLADAAAASSSVLVFVDADVVLAPHAVAATVALLEETGLDLLSPYPRQEAPGATGLVQPLLQWSWLTFLPLRLAERSPRPSLSAANGQLLAVRRSTYDRAGGHGAVRSAVVEDVELLRALKRAGGRGGVCDGTALATTRMYDTWGQLMDGYAKSLWTLPPASLLLMSLLYVLPPVAALRGSRAGAVGYAAGVAGRVVTARRTGGPALPHALAHPLSVTAFCLLALRSRVQRRRGALIWKGRPVGAGP; this is encoded by the coding sequence ATGCTCGTCCGGCTGGCCTCGTGCGGCGCCGCGCTGCTCGCGGTGCACGCCGCGGTGAACGCGGCGCTGCTGCGGGTGCCGGCGGCGACCGCCACGGCGACGCGGGTCTCGGTGCTGCTGCCGGTACGCGACGAAGCCGGCCGGCTCGAGCCGTGCCTGCGGGCGCTGCTCGCGCAGCGGGGTGTGGACCTCGAGGTGGTGGTCCTCGACGACGGCTCCACCGACGGCACCGCCTGCGTGGTCCGGCGAGTGGCCGAGGGCGACCCGCGGGTGCGGCTGCTGACCGGACGGCCGATGCCCCACGGCTGGCTCGGCAAGCCGCATGCCTGCCAGCAGCTGGCCGACGCGGCGGCGGCGAGCAGCAGCGTGTTGGTGTTCGTGGACGCCGACGTGGTGCTCGCACCGCACGCCGTCGCCGCGACCGTCGCGCTGCTCGAGGAGACGGGCCTGGACCTGCTCAGCCCCTACCCGCGGCAGGAGGCGCCCGGCGCCACCGGCCTGGTGCAGCCGCTGCTGCAGTGGTCCTGGCTGACGTTCCTGCCGCTGCGGCTGGCCGAGCGCTCGCCCCGCCCGTCGCTGTCGGCGGCCAACGGCCAGCTGCTCGCCGTACGGCGCTCGACCTACGACCGCGCCGGCGGGCACGGCGCCGTGCGGTCGGCGGTGGTCGAGGACGTCGAGCTGCTCCGCGCCCTCAAGCGGGCCGGCGGGCGCGGCGGCGTCTGCGACGGGACCGCTCTGGCGACCACCCGGATGTACGACACCTGGGGCCAGCTCATGGACGGCTACGCCAAGTCGCTGTGGACGCTGCCGCCCGCGTCCCTGCTGCTGATGTCGCTGCTCTACGTGCTGCCGCCGGTGGCGGCGCTGCGCGGCTCGCGAGCGGGCGCCGTGGGCTACGCCGCCGGGGTGGCCGGGCGGGTCGTCACCGCCCGCCGGACCGGCGGGCCGGCGCTGCCGCACGCCCTCGCGCACCCCCTGTCGGTGACCGCCTTCTGCCTGCTGGCGCTGCGGTCCCGGGTGCAGCGCCGGCGTGGCGCGCTGATCTGGAAGGGCCGCCCGGTGGGTGCCGGACCGTGA
- a CDS encoding phosphoadenylyl-sulfate reductase, whose amino-acid sequence MELQSVAEQAGRDLEGAPAQEVLRWAVDTFGDRFVIASSMGDGLLAHLASSVASGVDVLFLDTGYHFAETIGTRDAVAQVYDVNVRTVLPLLSVAQQDAQHGSKLYERDPDACCALRKVEPLARGLEPYTAWASGVRRDEATTRREIGVVEWDAKREMVKVNPIAAWTQADVDAYVEANGVLVNPLAYDGYPSIGCAPCTRRVAPGEDPRSGRWAGTAKTECGLHV is encoded by the coding sequence GTGGAGCTGCAGTCGGTTGCCGAGCAGGCGGGCCGTGACCTCGAGGGGGCGCCCGCGCAGGAGGTCCTCCGCTGGGCCGTCGACACCTTCGGTGACCGCTTCGTCATCGCCTCCTCCATGGGCGACGGGCTGCTCGCGCACCTGGCCTCGTCGGTGGCCTCCGGCGTCGACGTGCTCTTCCTCGACACCGGCTACCACTTCGCCGAGACGATCGGCACCCGCGACGCGGTCGCGCAGGTCTACGACGTCAACGTCCGCACCGTCCTGCCGCTGCTGAGCGTCGCGCAGCAGGACGCGCAGCACGGCAGCAAGCTGTACGAGCGCGACCCCGACGCCTGCTGTGCGCTGCGCAAGGTGGAGCCGCTGGCCCGTGGCCTGGAGCCGTACACCGCCTGGGCTTCCGGCGTCCGCCGCGACGAGGCCACCACCCGCCGCGAGATCGGCGTGGTCGAGTGGGACGCCAAACGGGAGATGGTGAAGGTCAACCCGATCGCGGCGTGGACGCAGGCTGACGTCGACGCCTACGTCGAGGCCAACGGCGTGCTGGTCAACCCGCTTGCCTACGACGGTTACCCGTCCATCGGCTGCGCGCCGTGCACCCGCCGCGTCGCGCCGGGGGAGGACCCCCGCAGCGGCCGCTGGGCCGGCACCGCCAAGACCGAGTGCGGCCTGCACGTCTGA
- a CDS encoding monooxygenase, whose translation MSEPVPALVTLHLWRVPPRGVPRALLRMGRDRGRVRRTPGVLFAKLLGTGDGRTFTLRDADPLRWGLLVTWADECAAAGFEQSPVVRSWEHDAVESLRVDLRPVAARGRWSGRAPFGDPVPVRVTGPVAALTRARLRPAAAAGFWRAVPPVSADLRHRPGLRAAVGIGEAPVGLQGTFSLWESAQALRDFAQGAAHAAVVARTDPERWYAEELFARFAVVGGRGTLDGRDPLT comes from the coding sequence GTGAGCGAGCCGGTCCCCGCGCTCGTCACGCTGCACCTGTGGCGGGTGCCGCCGCGCGGCGTGCCTCGCGCGCTGCTGCGGATGGGGCGCGACCGCGGCCGGGTGCGGCGTACTCCCGGCGTGCTCTTCGCCAAGCTGCTCGGCACCGGCGACGGCCGCACCTTCACCCTTCGCGATGCCGACCCGCTGCGCTGGGGGCTGCTCGTGACGTGGGCCGACGAGTGCGCCGCCGCCGGCTTCGAGCAGTCCCCGGTCGTGCGGTCGTGGGAGCACGACGCGGTCGAGTCCTTGCGCGTCGACCTGCGGCCGGTCGCCGCCCGCGGCCGCTGGAGCGGACGCGCGCCGTTCGGCGACCCGGTGCCGGTACGGGTCACCGGGCCGGTCGCGGCGTTGACCCGCGCCCGGCTGCGCCCAGCCGCCGCGGCCGGCTTCTGGCGGGCCGTGCCGCCGGTGTCCGCCGACCTGCGCCACCGGCCCGGGCTGCGCGCGGCGGTCGGCATCGGCGAGGCGCCGGTCGGCCTGCAGGGGACCTTCAGCCTGTGGGAGTCGGCGCAGGCACTGCGCGACTTCGCCCAGGGGGCGGCGCACGCCGCCGTCGTCGCCCGCACCGACCCTGAGCGGTGGTACGCCGAGGAGCTGTTCGCCCGCTTCGCCGTGGTCGGCGGCCGCGGCACGCTCGACGGCCGCGACCCGCTGACATGA